One stretch of Priestia megaterium DNA includes these proteins:
- a CDS encoding hemolysin family protein, protein MDIINLLLVAVLIGLTGFFVATEFAIVKVRSSKIDQLVAEGKKGAVSAKKVITHLDEYLSACQLGITVTAMGLGVLGEPTVERMLSPIFMKFDLNESITHLLSFGIAFIVMTYLHVVVGELAPKTFSIQKAEAVTLLFSAPIIWFYKIMYPFIWILNGSARILVGMFGLKPASEHELAHSEEELRLLLAESYKSGAINHSELKYVNNIFEFDERLAKEIMIPRTEMITISEHDTIGAFLEMAALEQYTRYPVTTDGDKDQIIGMVNIKEILSDVAFDDTLRNQLISCYVKPVIQVIESYSINRLLRKMQKERIHIAILLDEYGGTAGLVTVEDILEEIVGEIHDEFDSDEVLDRQKIGEHHYVFNGKVLVRDVNTLMGTNIETNEVDTIGGWILSQKIDVKLNEVLVYNDFEFIVRELDGRNIQTIEVANKQHSLSLAK, encoded by the coding sequence TTGGACATAATTAACTTGTTATTGGTAGCAGTATTAATTGGATTGACTGGTTTCTTTGTAGCCACAGAATTTGCGATTGTAAAAGTACGAAGCTCTAAGATTGATCAACTTGTAGCTGAAGGTAAAAAGGGTGCTGTGTCTGCGAAAAAGGTCATTACGCACTTAGACGAATATTTATCTGCTTGTCAACTAGGTATTACAGTAACAGCGATGGGGCTAGGTGTTCTTGGTGAACCTACGGTAGAAAGGATGCTAAGTCCCATTTTTATGAAGTTTGACTTAAATGAGTCCATTACACACCTTTTATCGTTTGGTATCGCCTTTATTGTGATGACCTATCTTCATGTTGTGGTAGGTGAATTAGCACCTAAGACATTTTCAATACAGAAAGCAGAAGCTGTCACGTTGTTATTTTCAGCGCCCATCATCTGGTTTTATAAAATCATGTATCCGTTTATCTGGATTTTAAATGGTTCTGCACGAATACTGGTTGGAATGTTTGGGTTAAAACCTGCTTCAGAGCACGAATTGGCCCATTCAGAAGAGGAACTTCGTCTCCTGTTAGCTGAGAGCTATAAGAGTGGTGCTATTAATCATAGTGAGCTAAAGTACGTAAACAATATTTTTGAATTTGATGAACGTCTGGCGAAAGAAATCATGATTCCACGAACTGAGATGATAACAATCTCTGAACATGACACGATTGGTGCATTTTTAGAAATGGCTGCATTGGAGCAGTATACTCGTTACCCAGTAACAACCGATGGAGATAAAGATCAAATCATAGGGATGGTAAATATAAAAGAAATCTTAAGCGATGTTGCATTTGATGACACCTTACGAAACCAACTCATTAGCTGTTACGTTAAACCCGTGATTCAAGTCATTGAATCGTACTCTATCAATAGGCTATTAAGAAAGATGCAAAAGGAACGTATCCACATAGCAATCTTACTTGATGAATATGGAGGGACAGCTGGTTTAGTAACCGTTGAAGATATTTTAGAAGAAATCGTAGGAGAAATCCATGACGAATTTGATTCTGATGAAGTGCTCGATAGGCAAAAAATTGGTGAACATCACTATGTTTTTAATGGGAAAGTATTAGTAAGAGACGTAAATACACTAATGGGAACGAACATTGAAACTAATGAGGTCGATACGATAGGTGGATGGATCTTATCTCAGAAAATAGACGTTAAGTTAAATGAAGTCCTTGTGTATAATGATTTTGAGTTTATTGTGAGAGAACTTGATGGGCGAAATATTCAAACCATCGAGGTAGCAAATAAACAGCATTCTCTGAGCTTAGCTAAATAG
- a CDS encoding Y-family DNA polymerase: MDGGQLPNRVIICIDMKSFFASVSSVIRGLDPLKTRLAVIGDIKRSGSVVLAATPLLKKEGIKTGSRLFDIPKRKDIHVVNPSMERYIKASNYISSLVLQYVAPEDFHAYSIDELFIDATASLHLFAQTPEELAHKIINEIYRKTRLTATAGIGPNLLLAKVSLDHEAKNSPTGVAYWRYEDIPFKLWSIHPMKDFWGISSATERRLNRLGIHSIKELALSSKEMLQKEFGILGEELHQHANGIDYSRISDVYIPSSRSFGKSQVLFRDYTNRKEVELLLLELLDDVCFRLRMHQVVAQTIHLSIGYSKQTGGGFSIQKKMGRASNLSQDIFPYCLTILHTHDSGMPIRSIGISLSNTSIQEEEQMSLFEDIDQRERAYALAKTVDDIRLRYGKNSVLRASSHLPYSTARYRNGLMGGHKA; encoded by the coding sequence ATGGATGGTGGGCAGCTACCAAACAGAGTGATTATTTGTATCGACATGAAATCGTTTTTCGCTTCGGTTTCCTCTGTTATACGGGGGTTAGATCCGTTGAAAACAAGACTTGCGGTGATAGGAGATATCAAAAGGTCAGGATCGGTTGTGCTAGCAGCCACACCTTTATTAAAAAAAGAAGGGATCAAAACAGGAAGCCGTCTTTTTGACATTCCTAAAAGGAAAGATATCCATGTGGTGAATCCATCTATGGAGAGATATATCAAGGCTTCGAACTATATTTCGAGTTTGGTGTTACAGTATGTGGCTCCTGAAGACTTTCATGCGTATAGCATTGATGAGTTATTTATTGATGCGACAGCTTCTTTGCATTTATTTGCTCAAACACCAGAAGAACTGGCCCATAAAATCATCAACGAGATTTATCGCAAGACACGGCTGACAGCTACCGCAGGTATCGGTCCGAATCTCTTACTGGCGAAGGTGAGCTTAGATCATGAAGCCAAGAACAGCCCAACAGGAGTTGCCTATTGGCGATATGAGGATATTCCCTTTAAGTTGTGGTCCATTCATCCGATGAAGGATTTCTGGGGGATTTCGTCTGCTACGGAAAGACGCTTAAATCGTTTGGGCATTCACTCCATCAAAGAACTCGCTCTTTCTTCAAAAGAGATGTTACAAAAGGAATTTGGCATACTAGGCGAAGAGTTGCACCAACATGCGAATGGGATTGATTACAGTCGCATTTCTGATGTGTACATTCCTAGCTCTCGTTCCTTTGGAAAGAGTCAGGTTCTATTCCGTGATTATACAAACCGAAAAGAAGTGGAGTTATTGCTGTTGGAGCTATTGGACGATGTCTGTTTTCGCTTACGCATGCACCAAGTGGTGGCTCAAACGATCCATTTATCCATTGGCTACAGCAAACAAACAGGTGGCGGCTTCTCCATACAAAAGAAAATGGGGAGAGCTTCGAACTTAAGCCAAGATATCTTTCCATACTGTTTAACGATTTTACATACGCATGATAGTGGCATGCCGATTCGCTCCATCGGTATTTCCTTATCAAACACTAGCATTCAAGAAGAAGAGCAAATGAGCTTATTTGAGGACATCGATCAGCGTGAAAGAGCCTATGCTCTTGCCAAAACGGTTGATGACATTCGGCTGCGTTATGGAAAGAATAGTGTACTACGTGCGTCTAGTCACCTTCCTTATTCAACAGCTCGTTATCGAAACGGCCTTATGGGTGGCCATAAAGCTTAA
- a CDS encoding aldo/keto reductase has translation MKYVKLGNTGLDVSRLCLGCMGFGDANKWLHQWVLNEEDSRLVIKKALDLGINFFDTANVYSLGTSEKYLGRALKDYANRDEVVIATKVHGQMHKGPNGSGLSRKAIMSEIDKSLKRLETDYVDLYIIHRWDYDTPIEETMEALHDVVKAGKARYIGASAMYAWQFQKALHVAEKNGWTKFVSMQNHLNLIYREEEREMLPLCKEEKIGITPYSPLASGRLTRDWSVTTHRSETDQVQKSKYDATADADRLVVERVASIAEKHGIPRTHIALAWLLQKEPVTAPIIGATKTSHLENAVGSLSVKLTPEEIAFLEEPYVPHPIVGHN, from the coding sequence ATGAAGTATGTAAAACTTGGTAATACAGGCTTAGATGTATCTCGACTTTGTCTTGGATGTATGGGTTTTGGAGACGCCAACAAATGGCTTCACCAATGGGTACTTAATGAAGAGGACTCCCGCCTTGTTATAAAAAAAGCCCTGGACTTAGGGATTAATTTTTTTGATACAGCAAATGTATACTCACTGGGTACAAGTGAGAAATATCTTGGACGAGCTCTTAAGGATTATGCTAATCGTGATGAAGTTGTCATAGCAACTAAAGTACACGGACAAATGCATAAAGGTCCAAACGGCTCTGGTCTTTCCCGAAAAGCAATAATGAGTGAAATCGATAAAAGTCTTAAGAGACTAGAAACTGATTATGTAGATCTTTATATCATCCATCGGTGGGATTATGATACCCCTATTGAGGAAACGATGGAAGCATTACATGACGTAGTGAAAGCTGGAAAAGCAAGATACATTGGTGCTTCTGCCATGTACGCTTGGCAGTTCCAAAAGGCATTACACGTGGCTGAAAAAAATGGTTGGACTAAGTTTGTGTCCATGCAGAACCATTTAAATCTAATATACCGTGAAGAGGAACGAGAAATGTTACCTCTTTGTAAGGAAGAGAAAATTGGTATCACTCCATATAGCCCTCTTGCATCAGGAAGATTAACACGTGACTGGTCAGTAACAACACATCGTTCCGAGACAGATCAAGTCCAAAAATCTAAATACGATGCGACTGCGGATGCAGATCGATTGGTTGTAGAACGAGTAGCATCTATTGCAGAAAAACATGGTATTCCTCGTACACACATTGCACTTGCCTGGTTACTACAGAAAGAACCAGTAACAGCTCCTATAATTGGTGCTACGAAAACATCACATCTTGAAAATGCAGTAGGTTCTTTATCGGTTAAGCTAACACCTGAAGAAATTGCGTTTCTTGAAGAGCCATATGTACCACATCCAATAGTTGGTCATAACTAA
- a CDS encoding carboxymuconolactone decarboxylase family protein, with protein MNRIEKSKEKFKQLFGEGVPSTHATDPDFQDILSHFIFGEVFYQGNLDDKQRELITLVVLATNQTLPQLKAHVSAALNVGLTPVEIKEAVYQCAPYIGFPKTLNAINEVNEVFKAKNIALPMESQKTVDEDNRFQKGLATQVEIFGDVIKKMQESAPSNQKHMQEYLSAFCFGDFYTRDGLDLKTRELLTLCIISALGGAEGQVKAHVQGNINVGNDKETLITAITHCLPYVGFPRTLNTLACINEIISEN; from the coding sequence ATGAATCGTATCGAAAAGAGCAAAGAAAAATTCAAACAGCTATTTGGTGAAGGAGTACCTAGTACACATGCCACTGATCCTGATTTCCAGGACATTCTGAGCCATTTTATTTTTGGTGAAGTTTTTTATCAAGGTAATCTGGATGACAAACAGCGTGAGTTAATCACCTTGGTGGTTCTTGCTACTAACCAGACGTTACCTCAATTAAAAGCACATGTTAGTGCAGCATTGAATGTTGGGCTAACACCTGTAGAAATCAAAGAGGCGGTTTACCAATGTGCTCCGTATATTGGATTTCCGAAAACGTTAAATGCTATCAATGAAGTTAATGAGGTATTCAAAGCAAAGAATATCGCTTTACCGATGGAAAGCCAAAAGACGGTAGATGAAGATAATCGCTTTCAAAAGGGTCTTGCAACTCAAGTAGAGATTTTTGGAGATGTCATAAAAAAAATGCAGGAGAGTGCTCCATCAAATCAAAAGCATATGCAGGAATATCTTTCTGCTTTTTGCTTTGGAGATTTCTATACTCGTGACGGACTCGATTTGAAAACACGAGAGCTATTAACGCTCTGTATTATAAGTGCGTTAGGCGGTGCTGAAGGTCAAGTGAAAGCACATGTGCAGGGTAACATAAATGTGGGCAATGATAAGGAAACATTAATCACTGCTATCACTCACTGTCTACCATATGTGGGCTTTCCGAGAACACTTAACACATTAGCATGTATCAATGAAATTATTTCTGAAAATTAA
- a CDS encoding AraC family transcriptional regulator — MSNKPYKQQHELAKLIERLSKQDGVHPTIIPSLFLIRESIITEPISRVNEPSFCIILQGEKEVLLGEERFLYGPGHYIVASVDLPVTGQVIKASAESPYLAFKLEFTSSQVLEVLNSTDIKTGQGKNAKRAMYVSKIEPSLLDAVVRLASLLDTPKHIPVLAPLFKKEILYWILQGPHGEALEQMALEGSNASRIREVIDHIINNYEESFRIEELAEIANMSVSSLHRHFKEVTAMSPIQFQKQLRLQEARRLLLAESTDIAHVAFKVGYESQSQFSREYSRMFGFPPRVDINRMRENYV, encoded by the coding sequence ATGTCTAACAAACCCTATAAACAGCAACATGAACTTGCTAAACTCATTGAACGCCTTTCGAAGCAGGACGGTGTTCACCCTACCATTATTCCATCTTTATTTCTCATCCGTGAATCCATTATTACTGAACCCATTTCTAGAGTTAACGAGCCATCTTTTTGCATTATCCTCCAAGGAGAGAAGGAGGTATTATTGGGAGAGGAACGCTTTTTATACGGTCCTGGTCATTATATTGTGGCATCAGTTGACTTACCAGTTACAGGTCAAGTCATCAAAGCCTCAGCCGAGTCCCCATATTTAGCCTTCAAACTTGAATTTACCTCTAGCCAGGTTTTAGAGGTTTTAAATAGCACAGATATTAAAACTGGGCAGGGAAAGAACGCAAAACGAGCTATGTATGTTAGCAAAATAGAGCCATCTTTGTTGGACGCAGTAGTAAGGTTAGCATCTTTGCTAGACACTCCAAAACATATCCCTGTTCTTGCTCCATTATTTAAAAAAGAAATTCTTTATTGGATTTTGCAAGGTCCACATGGCGAAGCGCTTGAACAAATGGCATTAGAAGGTAGCAATGCCTCTAGAATAAGAGAGGTTATAGATCATATCATCAATAATTATGAAGAGTCTTTTCGTATTGAAGAGCTTGCTGAAATAGCGAATATGAGTGTTTCATCGCTACACCGACATTTTAAAGAGGTAACGGCAATGAGTCCCATTCAGTTTCAAAAACAACTGAGATTGCAGGAAGCGAGGCGCTTGTTATTAGCAGAGTCAACAGATATAGCTCATGTCGCATTCAAGGTGGGATACGAAAGTCAATCGCAATTCAGTCGAGAATATTCCCGAATGTTTGGCTTTCCACCCAGAGTAGATATAAACCGAATGAGAGAAAACTACGTTTAA
- a CDS encoding YolD-like family protein: protein MKKWRPFATMPEQYIGLKEMINKQAEVTQPVLMEQMNFTLIEALHTNKQVHLTYYKKGQCITETGFIQFVDSLGDLFIFIDDVFELKNKMRLSELIDVRFA from the coding sequence ATGAAAAAATGGCGTCCATTCGCCACTATGCCAGAGCAATACATAGGATTAAAGGAAATGATAAATAAGCAAGCAGAAGTAACTCAACCAGTTTTAATGGAACAGATGAATTTCACTTTAATTGAAGCCTTACATACAAATAAACAAGTGCACCTTACCTATTATAAGAAAGGACAATGCATAACAGAAACAGGATTCATTCAGTTTGTTGATTCTCTGGGGGATTTATTTATTTTCATTGATGACGTATTTGAGTTGAAGAATAAAATGAGGTTAAGCGAGCTCATCGATGTTCGCTTTGCGTAG
- a CDS encoding AbrB/MazE/SpoVT family DNA-binding domain-containing protein — translation MKGLSTLRKIDAVGRIVIPIELRKELNIGKDDSVEILLEDDHIEIKKYKEYDKCVVTGEVTPENRRYANNMVISPLGAKILFNEIKDKQKTFES, via the coding sequence ATGAAGGGACTAAGTACGTTGAGAAAGATAGATGCAGTGGGTCGTATAGTAATTCCCATTGAACTAAGAAAAGAACTGAATATAGGTAAAGACGATTCTGTAGAAATTTTATTGGAAGATGATCATATAGAAATAAAAAAATATAAAGAATATGATAAATGTGTGGTTACGGGTGAGGTAACACCTGAGAACCGTAGGTATGCAAATAACATGGTTATCAGTCCGTTAGGCGCAAAAATTTTATTTAACGAAATAAAAGACAAGCAAAAAACCTTTGAATCGTAA